From Daucus carota subsp. sativus chromosome 6, DH1 v3.0, whole genome shotgun sequence, the proteins below share one genomic window:
- the LOC108192817 gene encoding protein FLX-like 4, with the protein MAERGHLPPGYGGRSDQAPGMMRHGPFPAANRTLEPLPPELAVQETEIERLAGDNHRLASTQVALRHELVASQQDIQRLKAHIISTQTEDDIQVRGLLEKIANMEAERSSGESIKDNLQQAHIEAQGLLKTNQELSIQIQQAHQELEIAHADTKVLPKLYSELESMKKEYQWLRTTFLHERDWNTEKVQKLKVMEMELIRVSNDREDLHAQLANAERRARAGGAFDRHMV; encoded by the exons ATGGCAGAAAGAGGACATTTGCCACCAGGATATGGAGGACGTTCTGACCAAGCTCCAGGGATGATGCGTCATGGTCCATTTCCTGCTGCAAACCGGACTTTGGAACCCCTTCCCCCAGAGCTAGCTGTCCAGGAAACAGAAATCGAAAGGCTTGCAGGGGACAATCACAGACTAGCTTCTACTCAAGTAGCCTTAAGGCATGAACTTGTTGCTTCTCAGCAGGACATACAAAGGCTGAAAGCACATATAATAAGCACCCAGACAGAGGACGATATCCAGGTTCGGGGTTTGTTGGAAAAAATTGCAAATATGGAAGCAGAGAGATCTTCTGGTGAAAGTATCAAGGACAACCTGCAGCAAGCTCATATTGAAGCACAGGGCCTCCTAAAAACTAATCAAGAGTTGAGCATTCAAATTCAGCAGGCCCACCAAGAGTTGGAAATAGCCCATGCTGATACTAAAGTGCTCCCTAAATTGTACTCCGAACTGGAGAGTATGAAGAAAGAATACCAGTGGTTACG GACAACATTTTTGCACGAAAGAGATTGGAATACGGAGAAAGTGCAGAAATTGAAAGTGATGGAAATGGAATTGATTAGAGTATCAAACGATCGAGAAGACCTGCACGCTCAGCTTGCAAATGCTGAGAGAAGGGCAAGGG CTGGAGGAGCATTTGATCGTCACATGGTCTGA
- the LOC135147290 gene encoding protein FLX-like 4 gives MADGGERHSSQAPISTVNWTLVGELAAIEAEIERLKTDNHRLFSCNLSLEHDLAVSEEDIKRLRVHLRTIKNESDIQIQGMLEKIAKCEAEISASESITEGLQQASFEAQGLLKSNQQLSGQIQQALQELEIANADIMRLPEKQRELDNMKKAYQGSDVIVWQQK, from the coding sequence ATGGCAGACGGAGGAGAACGACATTCTAGTCAAGCGCCAATTTCTACTGTAAATTGGACTTTGGTGGGGGAGCTGGCTGCCATAGAAGCAGAAATCGAAAGGCTTAAAACAGACAATCATAGGCTCTTTTCTTGTAATCTATCCTTGGAGCATGATCTCGCTGTTTCTGAGGAGGACATAAAACGGCTAAGAGTACATTTAAGAACCATCAAGAATGAATCTGATATCCAGATTCAAGGTATGTTGGAAAAAATTGCAAAATGTGAAGCTGAGATATCTGCTAGTGAAAGCATCACGGAGGGACTGCAGCAAGCTTCTTTTGAGGCCCAAGGTCTGCTGAAAAGTAATCAACAGTTGAGTGGTCAAATTCAGCAAGCCCTCCAAGAATTGGAAATAGCCAACGCTGATATTATGAGGCTCCCTGAAAAACAACGTGAACTGGATAATATGAAGAAAGCATACCAAGGGTCCGATGTGATAGTTTGGcaacaaaaataa
- the LOC108224885 gene encoding protein FLX-like 4, which translates to MADGQGRRSGQAPFYAVNRTLEEELAAQGAEVERLLAENQRLSATKGYLEHCVVVSQQDIQRLGAHINTTKTEADAQVRAMEEKIAKLEAEKSAAESIKEELHQAHTEAQGLLETNRKLSGQIQQALQETEIAKADIKRLPELQSTLERMKNEYQMLRKTFNQEKGQNVAKIEKIRVMEVDLARETEARNFMRTQVANAARRARGGIIVPSGVGNHTATGNSGGAAFPGSAGGAD; encoded by the exons ATGGCAGACGGACAAGGAAGACGTTCTGGTCAAGCACCATTTTATGCTGTGAACCGGACTTTGGAGGAGGAGCTGGCTGCACAGGGAGCAGAAGTCGAAAGGCTTTTGGCAGAAAATCAGAGGCTCAGTGCTACCAAGGGGTATTTGGAGCATTGTGTTGTTGTTTCTCAGCAGGACATACAACGTCTAGGAGCACATATAAACACCACCAAGACAGAGGCTGATGCCCAGGTTCGAGCTATGGAGGAAAAAATTGCAAAACTGGAAGCTGAAAAATCTGCTGCTGAAAGCATCAAGGAGGAACTGCATCAAGCTCATACTGAGGCACAGGGCCTGCTTGAAACTAATCGGAAGTTGAGTGGTCAAATTCAGCAGGCCCTCCAAGAAACAGAAATAGCCAAAGCTGATATCAAAAGGCTCCCTGAATTGCAGTCCACCCTTGAACGTATGAAAAATGAATATCAAATGTTACG CAAAACATTTAACCAGGAGAAAGGTCAGAACGTGGCGAAAATAGAGAAAATCAGAGTGATGGAAGTGGACCTGGCTCGAGAAACAGAAGCACGAAATTTTATGCGTACTCAGGTGGCAAATGCTGCGAGAAGGGCAAGGG GTGGGATAATAGTGCCTTCTGGAGTTGGCAATCATACAGCTACTGGAAATAGTGGAGGGGCTGCTTTCCCTGGTTCAGCTGGAGGTGCTGATTGA
- the LOC108226949 gene encoding uncharacterized protein LOC108226949: MADGEGRRSAQAPFYDVNQTLEEELAAQGAEIERLLAENQRLSANKGHLEHRVVVSQQDIQRLRADINTTKTEADAQIRAMEEKTAKLEAEKSAAESIKEELQQAHTEAQGLLETNRKLSGQIQQALQETEIAKADIKRLPELQSNLECMKNEYQKLRKTFNQEKGRNVAKIEKIRVMEMDLARETEARDYMRTQVENAARRARGGTTVPSGVGSNTATGNSGGAAFPDSAAGAD; the protein is encoded by the exons ATGGCAGACGGAGAAGGAAGACGTTCTGCTCAAGCACCATTTTATGATGTGAACCAGACTTTGGAGGAGGAGCTGGCTGCACAGGGAGCAGAAATCGAAAGGCTTTTGGCAGAAAATCAGAGGCTCAGTGCTAACAAGGGGCATTTGGAGCATCGTGTTGTTGTTTCTCAGCAGGACATACAACGTCTAAGAGCAGATATAAACACCACCAAGACAGAGGCTGATGCCCAGATTCGAGCTATGGAGGAAAAAACTGCAAAACTGGAAGCTGAGAAATCTGCTGCTGAAAGCATCAAGGAGGAACTGCAGCAAGCTCATACTGAGGCACAGGGCCTGCTTGAAACTAATCGGAAGTTGAGTGGTCAAATTCAGCAGGCCCTCCAAGAAACAGAAATAGCCAAAGCTGATATCAAAAGGCTCCCTGAATTGCAGTCCAACCTtgaatgtatgaaaaatgaataTCAAAAGTTACG CAAAACATTTAACCAGGAGAAAGGTCGGAACGTGGCGAAAATAGAGAAAATCAGAGTGATGGAAATGGACCTGGCTCGAGAAACAGAAGCACGAGATTATATGCGTACTCAGGTGGAAAATGCTGCGAGAAGGGCGAGGG GTGGGACAACAGTGCCTTCTGGAGTTGGCAGTAATACAGCTACCGGAAACAGTGGAGGAGCTGCTTTCCCTGATTCAGCTGCAGGTGCTGATTGA
- the LOC108226477 gene encoding cell wall protein IFF6 — translation MAAGKALGIFVSVMVMSAFMVSECRIARKDLGLNLGGVGVGIGTGVGVGLGGSGSGSGAGAGSGAGSRSSSGSGSASSSGSGSGSSGSSAGSEAGSHAGSSAGSGSEGGSSGAGSEAGSRAGSHAGSGSGSGGGSSEAGSEAGSYAGSHAGSRDGSGAGSEAGSGAGSHAGSRAGSGSSNDNN, via the coding sequence ATGGCAGCTGGGAAAGCTCTGGGGATTTTTGTTTCGGTGATGGTAATGTCTGCTTTTATGGTATCTGAGTGTAGGATTGCTAGGAAGGACTTGGGTTTGAATCTTGGTGGGGTGGGTGTTGGGATTGGAACCGGGGTCGGTGTAGGCTTGGGTGGCTCGGGTTCGGGGTCGGGAGCTGGGGCGGGTTCGGGGGCGGGCTCGAGGTCTAGTTCTGGCTCGGGATCAGCCTCTTCGTcaggttcgggttcgggttcatCCGGGTCTAGTGCAGGCTCTGAAGCTGGTTCACATGCTGGATCAAGTGCTGGTTCGGGTTCTGAAGGCGGATCATCCGGGGCAGGTTCTGAAGCAGGTTCGCGTGCTGGATCACACGCTGGTTCCGGTTCTGGTTCTGGAGGCGGATCGTCCGAGGCTGGCTCTGAAGCGGGTTCTTATGCTGGTTCTCATGCCGGGTCCAGGGACGGTTCAGGGGCCGGGTCGGAAGCAGGTTCGGGAGCCGGCTCCCATGCAGGTTCCAGGGCTGGTTCAGGATCATCCAATGACaacaattaa